GTAATAGGTGTCCAGCTCTTTCTTTGCTATCCTCTCGATCTCATCCTCCCTCCATATAAGCTTGTGATTGGCAGTTATGATCTCGGCTGTGTGTCCGAGCATCAACCAGCTGAGCCTACCAATGCCGAACATACCTATATACCTATCCCTATCCCTAGCCTTGAAATCCGTCCCAACAACTAGAAAAGCATCTAGATATTCGCCCTCTATTGGTTTTCCATTGTGCTCGAACGTTAGTGTCTTGCTGCTCGGGTCATATCCTATGTCTATCCTTGATGCCCCGGCGTCTATAGCGTTCTGGATCAGCTCTCTGAGGGCGTCAAGAGGTCTTCTATATACTAGCCCTAGCTCCTTGATCGCCCTGGGTGATAAAATAGTTAGCCTCAGCGACTCCTCCCCCAGATCCTCAGCAAGACCCTTTCTAAACGCCTGCACCGAGGCCCCGATGTTGAGGCGTGTAAAAGCGGTGTTTAGAGAAAAAACCTATGGGCTAGTAATACCTTATTGCTTTTTCAACGGCCCTCCTAACGAGCCCGTGTGGTGCTGCTTTCGATGCGAGTATGTCACCTGCTATTCTAGAGGCAACTGCCATTGCCCTGTCGGGGTTTATCGATTTATATCCCTGCCATATCATTG
This sequence is a window from Sulfolobales archaeon. Protein-coding genes within it:
- a CDS encoding ATP-binding protein; translated protein: MQAFRKGLAEDLGEESLRLTILSPRAIKELGLVYRRPLDALRELIQNAIDAGASRIDIGYDPSSKTLTFEHNGKPIEGEYLDAFLVVGTDFKARDRDRYIGMFGIGRLSWLMLGHTAEIITANHKLIWREDEIERIAKKELDTYY